Proteins encoded together in one Shewanella acanthi window:
- a CDS encoding DUF2955 domain-containing protein, giving the protein MLLRHSPLTHNDVRQCLRIATGGTLGFTLCKVFGWNYGVFFTVMPMLLLGLVPVMSAHAARQLVASAVMAGLEVGLLGGFFGSHPGLMTPLVFVLFLYRFAAMSRGSLFLFGATGVLSLSIMLHFASYPSTDLNELIVSNIWAMFVSVCIAYLMTFMWPDVEPRVPPKPGPKAPNRMRHEALLGASIATVSFLVFQIFDLQDSMSAQATTLLLLFPMHWNGALDYARKRAIGTLLGVAFGVLVQLLLYDWSTLLVLVVPLLWIGLMLFAQAHVKEATGSGVGFGAMTTLGILFGQYLTPTNDLIYSALYRVTSVLVAIVGTLALCYFIHKLLNRFESTRFGY; this is encoded by the coding sequence ATGTTATTACGCCATAGTCCCTTAACTCACAACGATGTTCGCCAATGCCTGCGTATCGCCACTGGCGGTACCTTAGGATTTACCCTGTGTAAAGTTTTTGGCTGGAACTACGGGGTGTTTTTCACTGTGATGCCCATGTTATTGCTGGGCTTAGTGCCTGTAATGAGCGCCCATGCTGCGCGGCAACTGGTGGCGTCAGCTGTGATGGCAGGATTGGAAGTCGGCCTGTTGGGCGGTTTTTTTGGCAGCCATCCGGGCTTAATGACGCCGTTAGTGTTTGTGTTGTTTTTGTATCGTTTTGCGGCCATGTCCCGTGGCAGTTTGTTTCTGTTTGGCGCAACTGGCGTGCTTAGCTTAAGTATTATGCTGCATTTTGCTAGCTACCCAAGTACTGACCTCAATGAACTGATTGTTAGCAATATTTGGGCAATGTTTGTCTCAGTGTGTATTGCCTACCTGATGACGTTTATGTGGCCGGATGTAGAACCTAGGGTTCCGCCTAAACCGGGCCCAAAGGCTCCCAACAGAATGCGCCATGAAGCGCTGCTCGGTGCCAGTATTGCCACTGTGTCTTTCTTAGTTTTCCAGATATTCGACCTGCAGGACTCGATGTCGGCCCAGGCAACAACATTGTTGCTGCTGTTTCCCATGCATTGGAATGGCGCCCTCGACTATGCCCGAAAACGAGCCATAGGAACCCTACTTGGGGTGGCATTTGGCGTATTAGTGCAGTTATTGCTCTACGATTGGTCGACGCTTTTAGTATTAGTTGTGCCCTTGTTGTGGATTGGCTTGATGTTATTTGCCCAAGCGCATGTGAAGGAAGCAACGGGGTCTGGGGTTGGCTTTGGCGCTATGACGACCCTAGGTATTCTCTTCGGCCAATACCTTACCCCAACGAACGATTTGATATACAGCGCGCTTTACCGTGTCACTAGTGTCTTGGTCGCGATTGTTGGCACGCTCGCACTGTGTTATTTCATCCATAAATTACTCAATCGATTTGAATCTACGAGATTTGGTTATTAG
- the metF gene encoding methylenetetrahydrofolate reductase has translation MAFHHAQHSHSLNQSLSELNGDINVSFEFFPPSTPEMEQILWNSIRRLEPLNPKFVSVTYGANSGVRDRTHGVIERIQQETNLVAAPHLTLVDASDEELLELAKHYWNSGIRDIVALRGDLPAGSPRPTRFAADLVRLLRSVADFDISVAAYPEVHPEAANAQADLINLKRKIDAGASRAITQFFFDVESYLRFRDRCVAAGIDVEIVPGILPVTNFTQLKRFAGMTNVSLPSWLHKQFEGLENDAGTRQLVGANVAIDMVKVLSREGVKDFHFYTLNRAELTYAICHTLGVRPK, from the coding sequence ATGGCTTTTCATCACGCACAACATTCACATTCGCTGAACCAGAGTCTGTCTGAGCTTAATGGCGATATTAATGTTTCCTTTGAGTTTTTTCCGCCATCAACCCCTGAAATGGAACAGATCCTCTGGAACTCGATTCGCCGTTTAGAGCCGCTGAACCCTAAGTTCGTGTCGGTCACCTATGGTGCCAACTCGGGCGTACGTGACCGTACCCACGGCGTGATTGAGCGCATTCAGCAAGAAACTAATCTAGTGGCTGCGCCGCACCTGACCTTAGTCGATGCCAGTGATGAAGAATTACTAGAATTAGCCAAACACTATTGGAATTCAGGTATTCGCGACATTGTTGCCCTGCGCGGTGACTTACCTGCAGGTAGCCCAAGACCAACACGTTTCGCCGCCGACTTAGTGCGCCTGTTACGCTCGGTTGCCGATTTTGATATTTCGGTTGCCGCATACCCTGAAGTTCACCCTGAGGCGGCCAATGCCCAGGCGGATTTGATTAACCTTAAGCGTAAGATTGATGCGGGTGCCAGCCGTGCGATTACGCAGTTCTTCTTCGATGTGGAATCTTACCTGCGTTTCCGTGACCGCTGTGTGGCAGCGGGTATCGATGTTGAAATCGTACCAGGTATTTTGCCTGTGACTAACTTTACCCAACTTAAGCGCTTTGCGGGTATGACTAACGTGAGTCTGCCAAGCTGGTTACATAAGCAGTTTGAAGGCTTAGAAAACGATGCGGGTACTCGCCAGTTGGTGGGTGCTAATGTGGCAATTGATATGGTGAAAGTGTTATCACGTGAAGGGGTGAAGGACTTCCACTTCTATACCTTAAACCGCGCCGAACTGACCTACGCGATTTGCCACACCTTAGGTGTAAGACCAAAATAA
- the slyA gene encoding transcriptional regulator SlyA, producing the protein MNNELERLKELSLAEQLGRLHRLWRTVADMELIPLGLTHPRWTALWKLLRLGDNVSQKVLADALEIELASLMRTLGQLEEQGLVERHCCQTDKRARIVSLTPAGKEVLKLMETRIIKVRGELLNGVSADELSEFERLISLISDNALAKLAKTTDMLE; encoded by the coding sequence ATGAACAACGAATTAGAGCGGTTAAAGGAATTATCCCTTGCTGAACAGCTTGGGCGATTGCATCGATTGTGGCGCACGGTTGCCGATATGGAATTAATCCCCCTCGGCCTGACTCATCCTCGCTGGACAGCGCTGTGGAAACTATTACGCCTTGGCGATAACGTCAGCCAAAAGGTGCTGGCGGACGCGCTTGAGATTGAGCTTGCGTCTCTTATGCGCACGTTAGGGCAGTTAGAGGAGCAAGGCTTGGTCGAGCGCCATTGCTGCCAAACCGATAAACGCGCTCGAATCGTGTCGTTAACCCCAGCGGGAAAAGAAGTATTGAAGTTAATGGAGACGCGGATCATCAAAGTTCGTGGCGAACTCCTCAATGGAGTAAGCGCCGATGAACTCAGTGAGTTCGAACGTCTCATTAGCCTGATTAGTGACAATGCCTTAGCCAAGTTGGCTAAAACAACAGATATGCTTGAGTGA
- a CDS encoding HlyD family secretion protein: protein MTPDQQFARLVKIAMVGFALVFGYFIFADALMPLTPQAMVTRVVTKVTPQISGKIQTIAVTNNQVVGKGDLLFQVDPAPYELAVSQAKLALEQVRQDNAELDASIIAAQADVNGSATTAKQKQREAKRLDALYATNGVSQQQKDQADSDAAAAEANLLAANARLEKLRVSRGHFGESNLRVRQAKNALEQAELNLSYTQIRADQDGVVTNLQLEVGSFAAVGQPLLALVSEKLDVIADFREKSLRGVESAAPALVAFDGEPGRLYRAQVSSVDAGVSAGQFDANGRLAAPQESDRWVRDAQRLRLHLSLDDSELSGLPAGARATVQLLPENGLLSMLAKVQIKFISLLHYIY from the coding sequence ATGACACCGGATCAACAGTTTGCCCGCCTTGTTAAAATCGCCATGGTCGGTTTTGCACTGGTTTTTGGCTATTTTATTTTTGCGGATGCGTTGATGCCTTTAACACCACAGGCCATGGTAACGCGTGTGGTGACTAAGGTTACCCCACAAATAAGCGGTAAGATCCAAACCATCGCTGTGACCAATAACCAAGTGGTGGGTAAGGGCGATCTTTTGTTTCAAGTGGATCCTGCACCTTACGAATTAGCGGTATCCCAGGCCAAACTGGCGCTGGAGCAGGTACGTCAGGATAACGCTGAGCTCGATGCTTCAATCATTGCAGCCCAAGCCGATGTAAATGGCAGTGCAACCACAGCAAAGCAAAAACAGCGTGAAGCGAAACGATTGGATGCGCTCTATGCCACTAATGGCGTATCCCAGCAGCAAAAGGATCAAGCTGATAGTGATGCAGCAGCTGCCGAGGCTAACTTATTAGCTGCAAATGCACGCCTTGAAAAGTTGCGGGTCAGTCGTGGTCATTTTGGTGAAAGTAACCTCAGGGTACGCCAAGCTAAAAATGCTTTAGAGCAAGCTGAGTTAAATCTTTCCTATACCCAAATACGTGCCGATCAGGACGGTGTGGTGACTAACCTGCAATTAGAAGTGGGTAGCTTTGCTGCAGTAGGTCAGCCGTTACTGGCACTGGTATCTGAAAAGCTCGATGTGATTGCTGATTTCCGTGAAAAATCCCTGCGTGGGGTTGAGTCAGCCGCTCCTGCACTGGTTGCCTTCGATGGTGAACCAGGGCGCTTGTATCGCGCCCAAGTGAGCAGTGTCGATGCGGGGGTGAGTGCTGGTCAGTTTGACGCTAATGGTCGTCTTGCTGCACCGCAGGAATCTGACCGTTGGGTGCGTGATGCCCAACGCTTAAGATTGCACTTAAGTTTGGATGATAGTGAACTATCTGGCCTACCCGCGGGTGCCCGCGCCACAGTGCAGCTGCTGCCTGAAAATGGCCTGTTGAGCATGCTGGCGAAGGTGCAGATCAAATTCATTAGTCTGCTGCACTATATTTATTAA
- the metB gene encoding cystathionine gamma-synthase, giving the protein MTERQLATVAVRQGIESDTQYGAVVPPIYLSTNYSFDGHKNPREFDYSRSGNPTRNILGEALAKLEKGATGVVTCTGMAAITLVTSLLGPNDLLVVPHDCYGGSYRLFTNLAKKGQFKLLVVDQTDSKALEQAIAAQPKMVWIETPSNPLLRVVDIEAIAKASHAIGALVVVDNTFLSPILQQPLLLGADIVIHSTTKYINGHSDVVGGAVIAKDPQIGETLHWWSNTLGLTGSAFDSYQTLRGLRTLAVRIREHQANAQRIVEVLSNSPVVSKVYYPGLADHPGHAIAAKQQKGFGAMLSFELKGGEAEVVAFLDALSLFCVAESLGGVESLVAVPATMTHRAMEPQARFEAGIKDTLLRLSVGIEDADDLVADIQAGLAAVAAC; this is encoded by the coding sequence ATGACCGAGCGTCAATTAGCCACAGTGGCCGTGCGTCAGGGTATCGAAAGCGATACGCAATATGGTGCCGTTGTTCCGCCAATCTATCTGTCGACTAATTACTCCTTCGACGGTCATAAAAATCCCCGCGAATTCGATTACAGCCGTTCGGGTAACCCAACGCGTAATATTTTAGGGGAAGCCTTAGCTAAGTTAGAGAAGGGCGCCACCGGTGTGGTGACTTGCACTGGCATGGCGGCGATTACCTTAGTGACGAGCTTATTAGGCCCGAACGATTTATTAGTTGTGCCCCACGATTGTTACGGCGGTTCCTACCGTTTATTTACTAACCTTGCCAAGAAAGGTCAGTTCAAATTACTGGTGGTTGATCAAACCGACAGCAAAGCGCTAGAGCAAGCCATTGCGGCGCAACCTAAGATGGTGTGGATTGAAACCCCATCGAACCCACTGCTGCGGGTGGTCGATATTGAAGCCATCGCTAAGGCGAGCCATGCCATTGGCGCATTAGTGGTGGTCGATAACACATTCCTGTCGCCGATTTTGCAGCAACCGCTATTGCTCGGTGCCGATATCGTTATTCACTCGACCACGAAATACATTAATGGTCACAGCGATGTGGTTGGCGGCGCTGTGATTGCAAAGGATCCCCAGATTGGCGAGACCCTGCACTGGTGGTCAAATACCCTAGGTTTAACAGGCTCGGCATTCGATAGTTATCAAACCCTGCGCGGCCTTCGCACTTTGGCTGTGCGTATCCGTGAACATCAAGCTAACGCCCAGCGAATCGTTGAGGTGTTAAGCAACAGTCCAGTAGTGAGCAAAGTATACTACCCCGGCCTTGCCGACCATCCAGGTCATGCCATTGCCGCTAAGCAGCAGAAGGGCTTTGGCGCTATGCTGAGTTTCGAGTTAAAGGGCGGTGAAGCCGAAGTGGTTGCCTTCTTAGATGCCTTAAGTTTGTTTTGCGTGGCAGAGAGTTTAGGGGGCGTTGAAAGCTTGGTGGCGGTGCCTGCAACTATGACCCATAGAGCGATGGAACCACAGGCGCGTTTTGAGGCAGGCATCAAAGACACCTTATTGCGTCTGTCGGTTGGGATTGAAGATGCCGACGACCTAGTTGCAGATATTCAAGCAGGATTGGCCGCCGTAGCGGCATGTTAG
- a CDS encoding bifunctional aspartate kinase/homoserine dehydrogenase II, which translates to MVRCHLHKFGGSSLADADCYRRVAHILLTHGHSDDLVVVSAAGKTTNFLYKLLSLRDTNQLWQEELQVLISYQQGLIEQLLSNDQARLLRERLATDKAQLISLLSLDSRNDYQVNHVVSFGERWSARLMAALLRESGVAASHVDACSILVADEASVPQIRIEESRAKVQALLAAHPNERLVITGFICANDRGDTLLLGRNGSDFSASLIASLADIERVTIWTDVEGVFNADPNKIPDAKLLKSMSLAEADRLARLGSPVLHSRTLQPLFNTEVSLAVRSSYASHTDFTLIAPHSSSASAPVVTNLNEVVVFGFKLETTENLASLLEQLSAVGLTPLAHWVSAHQRVELAYTRENQKQVQILLDAEAKALGISEQQINTELGLVALVSADAEHYRRSFARLLSRDAKPLFSGDLSLVTLVPQSQVNLLTQKVHRRCAGPRKRIGVLLLGVGNIGEAWVNLFKSVSPSLNQELEARVELLGLVSSSKALIKTSGIDLDNWQSEFETEATPWQYEHLFEQLEQLNCDELIALDISASASLTLQYPELFERGIHVVSANKLAGSGPLPFYRELKEQLGYRRLFWRYNASCGAGLPIQHALNDLRNSGDTVEAVGGIFSGTLCWLFEKYDTSKPFSELVIEARGLGITEPDPRDDLSGRDMQRKLLILAREIGLELELEDIELRSLVPAHLADIPLEQFLARIQEMDEDLLQQFGAAAEQNKVLRYVAALDNSNGELKAEVGLQWIDVSHPYANLTPGDNVFVIRSAFYQGNPLIIRGPGAGREVTAAAVQSDLTHICRDLLQE; encoded by the coding sequence ATGGTACGTTGTCACTTACATAAATTTGGTGGTTCCAGCTTAGCCGATGCCGATTGTTATCGCCGCGTCGCCCATATCCTATTGACCCACGGCCACAGCGACGACTTAGTGGTGGTGTCGGCTGCGGGTAAGACGACCAATTTCCTCTATAAATTACTGTCACTGCGTGATACTAACCAGCTATGGCAGGAAGAATTGCAGGTTCTCATTAGCTACCAACAGGGGCTGATTGAACAGTTATTATCGAACGACCAGGCACGCCTGTTACGTGAGCGCTTAGCGACCGACAAGGCGCAGTTAATTAGCCTGTTATCCTTAGATAGTCGCAACGATTATCAAGTTAACCACGTCGTGAGCTTTGGTGAGCGTTGGTCTGCACGTCTCATGGCAGCGCTGCTGCGTGAATCGGGCGTGGCCGCAAGCCATGTGGATGCCTGCTCGATTCTCGTAGCCGATGAAGCCTCTGTGCCGCAAATCCGCATCGAAGAATCCCGCGCTAAGGTGCAAGCGTTATTAGCCGCTCACCCTAATGAGCGTTTAGTGATCACAGGTTTTATTTGCGCCAACGATCGTGGTGATACTCTGCTACTCGGCCGTAACGGTTCTGACTTTAGCGCGAGTCTCATTGCTAGCCTTGCCGATATCGAGCGCGTGACCATTTGGACCGACGTAGAAGGCGTATTTAACGCCGACCCGAATAAAATCCCCGATGCCAAACTGCTTAAGAGTATGTCATTAGCCGAGGCTGACCGTTTAGCACGTTTAGGCTCGCCCGTGCTGCATTCGCGCACCTTACAACCATTATTTAATACCGAGGTGAGTCTGGCGGTGCGTTCAAGCTACGCCTCACACACAGATTTTACCCTGATTGCGCCGCACAGCTCATCGGCTAGTGCGCCGGTTGTGACCAACCTAAATGAAGTGGTGGTCTTTGGCTTTAAGCTTGAGACGACGGAGAACCTAGCCAGCCTACTTGAGCAATTAAGCGCTGTGGGGTTAACACCGCTGGCCCATTGGGTATCGGCCCATCAACGCGTTGAGCTTGCCTATACCCGCGAGAATCAAAAACAAGTGCAAATTCTGCTGGATGCCGAGGCCAAAGCTTTAGGCATTAGCGAGCAACAAATTAATACTGAGCTTGGCCTCGTTGCTTTGGTAAGCGCCGATGCCGAGCACTACCGCCGTAGTTTCGCCCGCCTATTAAGCCGCGATGCTAAGCCATTATTCAGCGGTGATTTGAGTCTGGTGACCTTAGTGCCACAGTCACAGGTTAATCTGCTGACCCAAAAGGTACACCGACGCTGCGCCGGTCCTCGCAAACGCATTGGCGTATTGCTGCTGGGCGTAGGGAATATTGGTGAAGCTTGGGTGAATTTGTTTAAATCGGTTTCGCCATCCCTTAATCAAGAGTTAGAGGCGCGTGTCGAACTGTTAGGATTAGTGAGTTCGAGCAAGGCGCTGATCAAAACCTCGGGCATCGATTTAGATAACTGGCAGAGTGAGTTTGAAACCGAAGCGACCCCTTGGCAATACGAGCACCTATTCGAGCAATTAGAGCAGCTTAACTGTGATGAGCTGATTGCATTGGATATCAGCGCCAGCGCCAGTTTAACTCTGCAATATCCTGAGCTATTTGAGCGCGGTATCCATGTGGTGAGTGCCAACAAGTTGGCGGGTTCGGGTCCGCTGCCATTCTACCGTGAGCTTAAGGAACAATTAGGCTATCGCCGTTTGTTCTGGCGCTATAACGCTAGCTGCGGTGCGGGTTTACCTATCCAACATGCGCTTAACGATCTGCGTAACAGTGGCGACACGGTTGAAGCTGTGGGCGGGATTTTCTCCGGCACCCTGTGTTGGTTATTCGAGAAATACGATACCAGTAAGCCATTCTCTGAATTAGTTATCGAAGCCCGTGGCCTTGGCATTACCGAACCTGATCCACGCGATGACCTCTCTGGCCGTGATATGCAGCGTAAGTTACTCATTCTTGCCCGTGAAATCGGTCTGGAATTAGAGCTTGAGGATATTGAGCTGCGCTCATTAGTGCCAGCGCACTTGGCCGATATTCCGCTGGAGCAGTTCTTGGCGCGCATTCAAGAAATGGATGAGGACTTACTGCAACAATTCGGCGCCGCTGCCGAGCAAAATAAGGTGTTACGTTATGTGGCGGCCTTAGATAACAGCAATGGCGAGCTTAAGGCCGAGGTGGGTTTACAGTGGATTGATGTCAGCCACCCTTACGCAAATTTAACCCCAGGGGATAACGTGTTTGTGATCCGCTCTGCTTTTTATCAGGGCAATCCGCTGATCATCCGTGGCCCAGGTGCGGGACGTGAAGTAACGGCCGCGGCGGTGCAATCTGACTTGACCCATATCTGCCGCGATCTGCTGCAGGAGTAA